From one Corvus cornix cornix isolate S_Up_H32 chromosome 21, ASM73873v5, whole genome shotgun sequence genomic stretch:
- the AJAP1 gene encoding adherens junction-associated protein 1, which produces MWMRRLPGSRSGCPLGSHAWILIAMFHLAMDLASCQPPATGTGGRLSPRPALRHRLSRGSPWGTGSGEELQRPGPPWTCAPAPPLQRPRSRRPPPAAPLPAGRPLRRPRSRRGRRHLRGRGFAPRDGRPTALPEVIVWGPTGEEDSLESSTLPGAFATTTTTAAATTAATTAAAAAATAVTAATPPRGPPSTPGPAPGGDVPRSSPGRSSTAEPAAGHSSGGKDARPPRGLGDSTGLAVHQIITITVSLIMVIAALITTLVLKNCCAQSGRPRRNSHQRKLDQQEESCQNLTDFAPARVPSALDIFTAYNETLQCSHECVRTPVPVYAEDTLHSPGDYKTTFNGNRPSSSDRHLIPVAFVSEKWFEISC; this is translated from the exons ATGTGGATGCGACGGCTCCCGGGAAGCAG GTCAGGTTGCCCGCTCGGAAGCCATGCTTGGATTTTAATAGCCATGTTCCACCTAGCCATGGACCttgccagctgccagcccccagccaCCGGCACTGGGGGGAGGCTCTCGCCACGGCCGGCGCTCCGGCACAGACTGTCCCGTGGCTCGCCGTGGGGCACGGGGAGCGGGGAGGAGCTGCAACGCCCCGGCCCCCCCTGGACCTGCGCCCCCGCGCCCCCTCTGCAGAGACCCCGCTCCCGCCGGCCGCCCCCCGCTGCCCCACTGCCCGCTGGCCGCCCCCTGCGCCGGCCGCGCTCCCGGAGAGGCCGGCGGCACCTGCGCGGCCGCGGCTTCGCCCCGCGGGACGGGCGGCCCACGGCGCTGCCCGAGGTCATCGTCTGGGGCCCCACGGGCGAGGAGGActccctggagagcagcacgCTGCCCGGCGCCTtcgccaccaccaccaccaccgcCGCCGCCACCACCGCCGCcaccaccgccgccgccgccgccgccaccgccgtCACGGCTGCCACGCCGCCCCGAGGGCCTCCCAGCACCCCGGGCCCCGCGCCCGGCGGGGACGTGCCCCGCAGCAGCCCCGGCCGCAGCAGCACCGCCGAGCCGGCCGCCGGCCACAGCAGCGGAGGCAAGGATGCTCGCCCGCCCCGCGGGCTGGGAGACAGCACAG GTCTGGCAGTTCATCAGATAATCACTATTACCGTGTCCCTCATCATGGTCATAGCCGCGCTGATAACAACCCTTGTCTTAAAAAATTG ctgtgcacagagcGGGCGCCCGCGGCGCAACAGCCACCAACGCAAGCTGGACCAGCAGGAGGAGAGCTGCCAGAACCTGACTGACTTCGCCCCCGCCCGCGTGCCCAGCGCCCTCGACATCTTCACCGCCTACAACGAGACGCTGCAGTGCTCCCACGAGTGCGTCCGGACCCCCGTGCCCGTCTACGCAGAGGACACGCTGCACTCGCCCGGGGATTATAAAACGACCTTCAATGGAAACAG ACCCTCTTCTTCTGACCGGCATCTTATTCCCGTGGCCTTTGTGTCTGAGAAATGGTTTGAAATCTCCTGCTGA